The following coding sequences are from one uncultured Desulfobacter sp. window:
- a CDS encoding tetratricopeptide repeat protein, which yields MKEKQVPPEKFGEKLEEFVKRYKGLLAKLSESKFDSTEIVLLKKKAKEALDNGDFAHAESLINQAAEKGLACRINLEKQADSLRNEINKCRLSAANSYAENGALANTRLEYKKAAGYYKKAVEEVPESSERLKAEYLKQWGDNAYECAAYGEAETALTRSLAITETVLGPDHPSVAATLNNLAGLNYSQGKYEEAEPLYQRALKIKETVLGPDHPSVAATLNNLAGLNYSQGKYEEAEPLYQRALKIKETVLGPDHPDVATTLNNLAELYRSQGKYEEAEPLYQRALKIKETVLGPDHPDVATTLNNLAWLYYSQGKYEEAEPLYQRALKIKETVLGPDHPDVATTLNNLAELYRSQGKYEEAEPLYQRALKIKETVLGPDHPSVATTLNNLAGLYRSQGKYEEAEPLYQRALKITETVLGPDHPSVATTLNNLAGLYYSQGKYEEAEPLYQRALKIKETVLGPDHPDVAATLDNLAWLYYSQGKYEEAEPLYQRALKITETVLGPDHPDVATTLNNLAGLYRSQGKYEEAEPLYQRALKITETVLGPDHPSVATTLNNLAGLYRSQGKYEEAEPLYQRALKIKETVLGPDHPDVATTLNNLAELYRSQGKYEEAEPLYQRALKIKETVLDPAHSSVATTLNNLAGLYYSQGKYEEAEPLYQRALRILKTRLGKDHLNTKTVQRNYDEFKKGKKL from the coding sequence ATGAAAGAAAAGCAGGTTCCGCCCGAAAAATTTGGTGAAAAATTAGAAGAATTTGTAAAGCGGTATAAAGGGTTACTGGCTAAACTATCTGAATCAAAATTTGATAGCACGGAAATCGTCCTACTAAAGAAAAAGGCAAAAGAAGCATTAGACAACGGTGATTTTGCTCATGCAGAATCTTTAATAAATCAGGCTGCGGAAAAAGGTCTTGCTTGTCGAATTAACTTGGAAAAACAGGCTGACTCACTTCGGAACGAAATTAACAAATGCCGTCTATCCGCTGCAAACTCTTATGCTGAAAACGGGGCGCTGGCAAACACTCGCTTAGAATATAAGAAAGCCGCTGGATATTACAAGAAAGCGGTTGAGGAGGTCCCGGAAAGTTCCGAACGTCTGAAAGCCGAGTATCTAAAACAATGGGGTGATAACGCATATGAGTGTGCAGCTTACGGCGAAGCTGAGACAGCATTAACTCGATCTCTCGCCATAACAGAAACGGTGCTTGGCCCTGACCATCCATCTGTCGCTGCCACCTTGAACAACCTGGCCGGGCTCAATTATTCCCAGGGCAAATATGAAGAAGCCGAGCCCCTTTATCAAAGGGCTCTGAAGATAAAAGAAACGGTGCTTGGCCCTGACCATCCATCTGTCGCTGCCACCTTGAACAACCTGGCCGGGCTCAATTATTCCCAGGGCAAATATGAAGAAGCCGAGCCCCTTTATCAAAGGGCTCTGAAGATAAAAGAAACGGTGCTTGGCCCTGACCATCCAGATGTCGCAACCACCTTGAACAACCTGGCCGAGCTTTACAGGTCCCAGGGCAAATATGAAGAAGCCGAGCCCCTTTATCAAAGGGCTCTGAAGATAAAAGAAACGGTGCTTGGCCCTGACCATCCAGATGTCGCAACCACCTTGAACAACCTGGCCTGGCTCTATTATTCCCAGGGCAAATATGAAGAAGCCGAGCCCCTTTATCAAAGGGCTCTGAAGATAAAAGAAACGGTGCTTGGCCCTGACCATCCAGATGTCGCAACCACCTTGAACAACCTGGCCGAGCTTTACAGGTCCCAGGGCAAATATGAAGAAGCCGAGCCCCTTTATCAAAGGGCTCTGAAGATAAAAGAAACGGTGCTTGGCCCTGACCATCCATCTGTCGCAACCACCTTGAACAACCTGGCCGGGCTTTACAGGTCCCAGGGCAAATATGAAGAAGCCGAGCCCCTTTATCAAAGGGCTCTGAAGATAACAGAAACGGTGCTTGGCCCTGACCATCCATCTGTCGCAACCACCTTGAACAACCTGGCCGGGCTCTATTATTCCCAGGGCAAATATGAAGAAGCCGAGCCCCTTTATCAAAGGGCTCTGAAGATAAAAGAAACGGTGCTTGGCCCTGACCATCCAGATGTCGCAGCCACCTTGGACAACCTGGCCTGGCTCTATTATTCCCAGGGCAAATATGAAGAAGCCGAGCCCCTTTATCAAAGGGCTCTGAAGATAACAGAAACGGTGCTTGGCCCTGACCATCCAGATGTCGCAACCACCTTGAACAACCTGGCCGGGCTTTACAGGTCCCAGGGCAAATATGAAGAAGCCGAGCCCCTTTATCAAAGGGCTCTGAAGATAACAGAAACGGTGCTTGGCCCTGACCATCCATCTGTCGCAACCACCTTGAACAACCTGGCCGGGCTTTACAGGTCCCAGGGCAAATATGAAGAAGCCGAGCCCCTTTATCAAAGGGCTCTGAAGATAAAAGAAACGGTGCTTGGCCCTGACCATCCAGATGTCGCAACCACCTTGAACAACCTGGCCGAGCTTTACAGGTCCCAGGGCAAATATGAAGAAGCCGAGCCCCTTTATCAAAGGGCTCTGAAGATAAAAGAAACGGTGCTTGACCCTGCCCACTCATCTGTCGCAACCACCTTGAACAACCTGGCCGGGCTCTATTATTCCCAGGGCAAATATGAAGAAGCCGAGCCCCTTTATCAAAGGGCTCTGAGGATATTAAAAACCAGGCTTGGGAAGGATCATCTAAATACAAAGACTGTGCAGAGAAATTATGATGAATTCAAAAAAGGGAAAAAACTATAA
- the pstA gene encoding phosphate ABC transporter permease PstA, which yields MSQTDLQHPQLERQPMEPRALKSIVLSAITIVCAVTACIPLFSVLFMLIYRGGKRLTFELFYSLPPGAFDAPGVGGFGNAILGTAFMVGIASVISIPFGILAAVYLAEFDPHSKVSEIARFCAKTMTGLPSIIAGVFAYAIVVLTMGHYSSWAGGVALSLLMIPTVMLTAEEAIKMVPNPMREAAYGMGCTPAQSLVKIILPVAMPGIITGVVLAVARAAGETAPLLFTALFSESWLAPNDPTASLAVLIYNWSSSPYENLIELAWAASLILVVLVFVLNVVSRAIGGKTKL from the coding sequence ATGAGCCAAACCGATCTTCAACACCCGCAACTGGAACGCCAGCCCATGGAGCCAAGGGCGCTTAAGTCAATCGTTTTAAGCGCCATCACCATTGTCTGTGCCGTCACCGCCTGCATTCCTCTGTTTTCAGTGCTTTTTATGCTGATATACCGTGGGGGGAAGCGGCTGACCTTTGAACTTTTTTATTCCCTGCCTCCGGGGGCCTTTGACGCCCCGGGTGTCGGCGGCTTCGGCAATGCCATTCTGGGTACTGCGTTTATGGTGGGCATTGCCAGTGTGATCAGCATCCCTTTTGGTATCCTGGCAGCGGTTTATCTGGCGGAATTTGACCCCCACAGCAAGGTTTCCGAAATCGCCAGATTCTGCGCAAAAACCATGACCGGTCTGCCCTCTATTATTGCCGGTGTCTTTGCTTATGCCATTGTTGTTTTGACCATGGGGCATTATTCTTCCTGGGCCGGGGGCGTCGCCCTTTCCCTGCTGATGATTCCCACCGTCATGCTCACCGCCGAAGAGGCCATTAAAATGGTGCCCAACCCCATGCGTGAAGCCGCCTACGGTATGGGGTGCACCCCTGCCCAGAGCCTGGTCAAGATTATTTTGCCCGTTGCCATGCCGGGCATTATCACAGGTGTCGTCCTTGCCGTGGCCAGGGCAGCCGGAGAAACGGCACCGCTGCTGTTCACCGCGCTTTTTTCCGAGAGCTGGCTGGCCCCGAACGATCCCACGGCCTCTTTGGCTGTGTTGATTTACAACTGGTCGTCCAGCCCCTACGAGAATCTCATCGAACTGGCCTGGGCTGCATCATTGATCCTTGTTGTGCTGGTATTTGTCCTCAACGTTGTCAGTCGCGCCATAGGCGGAAAAACCAAATTGTAA
- a CDS encoding phosphoadenosine phosphosulfate reductase family protein translates to MSGGKDSTAMLELMKEHGEPIHSVVYCDMGPWEFPAMHDHIKAVEKSTGIPIVRVKPRWDPVYQLIEKPVIKRGSKEIYRRGNNWPSFMRRWCTREKMNALHKYLKSIPGAVSCVGLAADETKRLKTSDAKSRKITCRYPLIEYGITEAQALQYCYDKGYNWDGLYQIFDRVSCFCCPLQRLGELRKLRRLFPDLWSRMLDWDSQLDTSWGVGFRGYQTVHDLEKKFHEADRQMDLFPGFAEQFVYKKYVREEQLELFV, encoded by the coding sequence ATGTCCGGTGGCAAGGATTCAACCGCCATGCTGGAACTAATGAAAGAACATGGTGAACCCATCCACAGCGTTGTTTATTGTGATATGGGACCTTGGGAATTCCCAGCCATGCACGACCATATTAAAGCCGTTGAAAAATCGACCGGTATCCCCATTGTCCGGGTCAAACCCCGTTGGGACCCTGTCTATCAACTCATCGAAAAGCCCGTAATTAAAAGAGGCTCAAAAGAGATCTATCGCCGTGGCAATAATTGGCCGTCTTTCATGCGCCGGTGGTGCACCCGGGAAAAAATGAACGCCCTGCACAAATATCTAAAAAGCATCCCTGGGGCAGTCTCTTGCGTGGGCCTGGCTGCAGACGAAACAAAAAGGCTTAAAACCTCAGATGCAAAATCAAGAAAAATAACCTGCCGGTATCCGCTCATTGAATACGGCATCACAGAAGCACAAGCCCTGCAATATTGCTATGACAAAGGCTATAACTGGGACGGTCTTTATCAGATCTTTGACCGGGTTTCCTGCTTTTGCTGCCCACTCCAACGCCTGGGTGAGTTACGTAAACTCCGGCGTCTTTTCCCGGATCTCTGGAGCCGGATGCTTGATTGGGATTCCCAGCTGGATACCTCCTGGGGTGTGGGCTTTCGCGGATATCAAACGGTTCATGATCTGGAAAAAAAATTTCATGAGGCAGACAGACAGATGGATCTTTTTCCCGGATTTGCAGAACAGTTTGTTTATAAAAAATACGTCAGGGAAGAACAACTGGAGTTGTTTGTATGA
- the pstC gene encoding phosphate ABC transporter permease subunit PstC, with protein sequence MADNEFLGNVGGRTLSKPPTPGDILFDKAFRFLTRAFTWATIFLLAFIVYKVGGKALPAFPDLGFKFLFTSTWDSSQNVYGILPQIWGTLYSSFLALILGGFFGITIAIFITQDFLPYKVEFALKNIIELLAAIPSVVYGLWGIYVLIPLIRPFTDFLHEYLGWIPFFSTRLSGLGLFPAALVLSIMILPTVAAISQDAFKAIPHKTKEAAFGMGTTRWEAILRVMLPTASGGIFGALVLGFGRALGETMALAMLVGSMSTMTLSFFSPADTIAALLANTFPEANVGLETGALMYAACVLLLITLIVNVAGAVIVAKATPGGDAK encoded by the coding sequence ATGGCCGACAATGAGTTTTTGGGTAATGTCGGTGGCAGAACATTATCCAAGCCGCCCACCCCTGGTGACATTCTTTTTGACAAAGCATTCAGGTTCCTGACCCGGGCCTTTACCTGGGCCACCATTTTCCTGCTGGCGTTCATCGTCTATAAAGTTGGCGGTAAAGCACTGCCGGCGTTCCCGGATTTGGGGTTTAAGTTCCTGTTCACATCGACCTGGGATTCAAGCCAGAATGTGTACGGTATCCTTCCACAGATCTGGGGCACACTCTACAGTTCCTTTCTTGCCCTAATTCTGGGTGGTTTTTTCGGTATCACCATTGCCATATTCATTACCCAGGATTTTCTTCCGTACAAAGTTGAATTTGCACTAAAAAATATCATTGAACTGCTTGCCGCCATCCCAAGTGTTGTATACGGGCTGTGGGGCATTTATGTTCTGATTCCCCTGATCCGGCCGTTTACGGATTTTCTGCACGAGTACCTGGGCTGGATTCCTTTTTTTTCCACCCGGCTTTCGGGTCTGGGCCTTTTCCCTGCAGCACTGGTGCTCTCTATTATGATCCTGCCCACGGTGGCGGCCATTTCCCAGGACGCATTCAAAGCCATCCCCCATAAAACCAAGGAAGCGGCCTTTGGGATGGGGACCACCCGCTGGGAAGCCATTCTGCGCGTTATGCTGCCCACGGCGTCCGGCGGGATTTTCGGTGCGTTGGTCCTAGGCTTTGGCCGGGCGCTTGGGGAAACCATGGCCCTTGCCATGCTGGTGGGCAGCATGTCCACAATGACCCTCTCCTTTTTCTCTCCGGCAGATACCATTGCAGCCCTTTTGGCCAACACCTTTCCCGAAGCGAATGTCGGGCTTGAAACCGGTGCGCTGATGTATGCCGCCTGTGTACTGTTGTTGATTACCCTGATTGTTAATGTTGCCGGTGCCGTCATCGTTGCCAAGGCAACACCCGGAGGAGACGCAAAATGA
- a CDS encoding DUF262 domain-containing protein: protein MPIEYTDEELSTKIESTRNSLTTDRLDMSFGEIMSMYEKDEIIINPEFQRLFRWSEYQKSRFIETILLGIPIPPIFVAEDKNGKWELVDGLQRLSTVLSFFGILKGDVNKNKWSMIEGDLIKEIDGYNVDNLPMKFLLNIKRSTCRIEIIRWNSDYDMRFELFNRLNTGGSPLTNMEIRNCIYRGTSSKFNNFLKELAYSENFVNLVSPTQKQKNELYLEELVLRFLSLYKNRRVIKNSIDQHMTDYMKQSVPDEKYCYDKLRKIFNDSVLLLRNVGNNVFKSKENDFVTGYFDIIMIGVAENFSKVKDLNSDQINSLIESKIKSSQKVKSMSGRGANSKQRVLNRFKIADDVFGKI, encoded by the coding sequence ATGCCTATTGAATACACTGATGAAGAATTATCTACAAAAATTGAATCAACTCGTAATAGTCTCACAACTGATCGATTGGACATGTCTTTCGGTGAAATTATGAGCATGTATGAAAAAGATGAAATTATCATAAACCCTGAATTTCAGAGATTATTTAGATGGTCAGAATATCAAAAATCTAGATTCATCGAAACCATTCTTCTCGGCATTCCAATACCTCCAATTTTTGTAGCCGAAGATAAAAATGGAAAATGGGAATTAGTTGATGGTCTGCAAAGACTTTCGACCGTCCTTTCGTTTTTTGGAATCTTGAAAGGTGACGTAAATAAAAATAAATGGAGTATGATAGAGGGTGATCTTATTAAAGAAATAGATGGTTATAATGTTGATAATTTACCAATGAAATTCCTCTTAAATATAAAAAGATCAACATGTCGTATAGAAATAATAAGATGGAACAGTGATTATGACATGAGATTTGAATTATTTAATAGGCTGAATACTGGTGGGTCACCATTAACCAATATGGAGATTAGAAATTGTATTTACAGAGGAACCAGTAGTAAATTTAATAATTTCCTCAAGGAACTCGCATACTCTGAAAATTTTGTAAATTTGGTTTCACCAACGCAGAAGCAGAAAAACGAACTTTACCTTGAAGAGCTTGTTTTAAGATTTTTGTCTCTCTATAAAAATAGGAGAGTTATAAAGAATAGTATAGACCAACATATGACTGATTATATGAAACAATCTGTCCCTGATGAAAAATACTGCTACGACAAGTTGAGAAAAATTTTTAATGACTCAGTCTTATTACTTCGGAATGTCGGAAATAACGTCTTCAAAAGTAAAGAAAATGATTTCGTCACTGGTTATTTTGATATAATAATGATTGGGGTAGCTGAAAACTTTTCAAAAGTCAAAGATCTTAATTCGGATCAAATAAACTCACTGATTGAAAGCAAAATTAAAAGCAGCCAAAAAGTAAAAAGCATGTCAGGAAGGGGGGCCAACAGTAAGCAAAGAGTTCTAAATCGATTCAAAATTGCTGATGACGTATTCGGTAAGATTTAA
- a CDS encoding ASCH domain-containing protein, with translation MNILHLNLKKKYWEKIKAGEKKYEYRLVNRYWAKRLVDKQYDKILIKLGYPKKDDVTRIIERPYRGWGQLEITHPEFGSDPVQVYAIRVN, from the coding sequence ATGAACATTTTACATCTTAATCTTAAGAAAAAATATTGGGAAAAAATCAAGGCCGGTGAAAAGAAATATGAATACCGCCTGGTTAATCGTTATTGGGCAAAACGTCTTGTGGATAAACAATATGATAAAATTTTAATCAAACTTGGCTATCCCAAAAAAGATGACGTTACCCGTATCATTGAGAGACCATACCGGGGTTGGGGCCAGTTGGAAATAACTCACCCTGAGTTCGGTTCTGATCCAGTTCAAGTTTATGCCATAAGGGTAAATTAA
- a CDS encoding MAE_28990/MAE_18760 family HEPN-like nuclease, with protein sequence MEPFLKEINEDIQWRMGELATIKTLPFRYSINEKHKNFLIQYLVPSCYSIWEGYVKQAFEIYTRKLNDLALSIDNISIQLVSHTLNSNFQQISDGISNQRQVEKYVDRLLKFTNDEFKISSKLPTRSNVNIDVINEILTRYNLKILPEKPYKSLLNKLLRYRNSIAHGDNSIPVLITNVEEFSMTIINLMHDISIRIEEGYLNKTYLRELV encoded by the coding sequence ATGGAACCTTTTCTCAAAGAGATTAATGAAGATATTCAATGGAGGATGGGAGAGTTGGCGACAATAAAAACACTTCCATTCAGGTATTCGATAAACGAAAAGCATAAGAATTTTTTGATTCAATATTTAGTACCTTCTTGTTACTCTATATGGGAGGGATATGTCAAACAAGCCTTTGAAATTTACACAAGAAAACTTAATGATTTAGCGCTTTCTATTGACAATATATCAATACAATTAGTCAGTCACACTTTAAATTCTAATTTTCAGCAAATATCAGATGGGATTAGCAACCAAAGACAAGTTGAGAAGTACGTTGATAGATTGCTTAAATTTACAAACGATGAATTTAAAATTAGTTCAAAGCTACCAACTCGATCTAATGTAAATATTGATGTAATCAATGAAATTTTAACAAGATATAATTTAAAAATTCTTCCAGAGAAGCCGTATAAGTCCCTACTTAATAAACTTTTGCGATATAGAAATTCAATAGCACATGGAGATAATAGCATCCCTGTTTTAATAACAAATGTGGAAGAATTTTCGATGACTATAATCAATTTAATGCATGATATTTCAATTAGAATTGAAGAAGGTTATTTGAACAAAACCTACTTGAGGGAACTTGTATAA
- the pstS gene encoding phosphate ABC transporter substrate-binding protein PstS, with translation MKFKSLLNVALSAAVAASFMIVGSATAGTKITGAGASFPAPIYSEWFKDLAKKTNGELKVDYQSIGSGSGIKNFIGHTVDFGASDAAMKQSEIDQVPEGVQLLPMTAGEIVIAYNLPGIDGLKLTRDVYPEIFLGKITKWNDPKIAAANPGVTLPDTPITVVVRSDKSGTTFGFTGHLSAISPDFKSAVGQGKMVQWPATNMVKGKKNDGVASAIRQTPGAIGYTEYGFAKLTRLPTACLENKAGKFVCPGPEGGAAALANAVLPENMIVFINDPAGDASYPIATFTWMLFYKKNKTPELAAALRQMVEYCLDEGQKIADKAGYIPLPESVVAKVRAASQNIQ, from the coding sequence ATGAAATTTAAATCTTTACTTAATGTCGCTTTATCCGCAGCTGTTGCGGCATCCTTCATGATTGTGGGATCTGCAACCGCAGGTACAAAAATTACCGGTGCCGGCGCAAGCTTTCCCGCACCAATCTACAGTGAATGGTTCAAAGATCTTGCCAAAAAAACAAATGGTGAACTCAAAGTGGACTATCAGTCCATCGGTTCCGGTTCCGGCATTAAAAACTTCATTGGCCACACCGTGGATTTCGGTGCCAGTGACGCGGCCATGAAACAAAGCGAAATCGATCAGGTCCCCGAGGGGGTTCAGCTGCTGCCCATGACCGCAGGTGAGATTGTAATTGCCTACAACCTGCCCGGCATTGACGGCCTCAAGCTGACCCGGGACGTATATCCCGAAATTTTCCTGGGGAAAATCACCAAATGGAATGATCCCAAGATCGCTGCCGCCAACCCCGGCGTAACCCTGCCCGATACCCCCATCACCGTTGTCGTCCGCTCCGATAAATCCGGTACCACCTTTGGTTTCACCGGACATTTAAGCGCCATCTCTCCTGATTTCAAATCTGCCGTAGGCCAGGGCAAAATGGTTCAGTGGCCCGCCACCAACATGGTCAAAGGCAAAAAGAACGATGGTGTGGCCTCCGCCATCCGCCAGACACCCGGTGCCATCGGTTACACCGAATACGGTTTTGCCAAACTGACCAGGCTGCCCACCGCCTGCCTGGAAAACAAAGCCGGCAAATTTGTATGCCCCGGACCCGAAGGTGGTGCTGCTGCACTTGCCAACGCTGTTCTGCCCGAAAATATGATCGTCTTCATCAATGATCCTGCAGGCGATGCCTCTTACCCCATTGCCACCTTTACCTGGATGCTGTTCTACAAAAAGAACAAAACACCTGAATTGGCCGCAGCACTTCGCCAGATGGTTGAATACTGCCTGGATGAAGGCCAGAAAATTGCCGACAAAGCCGGGTATATCCCCCTTCCTGAAAGTGTCGTAGCAAAAGTGAGAGCTGCTTCTCAGAACATTCAGTAA
- a CDS encoding endonuclease, giving the protein MNIIKVFICLNLVLFPTLSIAGGNTTNDSFSKAKKRLLNQVYYDHRETFYCGCPFTMEKKIIPSDKFSPATKHSKRATRIEWEHVVPAHAFGQSFKEWRDGDIACVDKNGKAFKGRKCAEKINMLYRYMQSDMYNLTPANGQINAQRSNYSYSMIPGESRRFGTCDMEIEDRKAEPRPEIRGDIARIYFYMDNAYPGRGIISKKNLKLFQAWAKEDPIDDWERERAKRIETIQGNHNKFVE; this is encoded by the coding sequence ATGAATATTATTAAAGTGTTTATTTGCCTGAACCTGGTATTATTTCCCACTCTTTCTATAGCTGGAGGCAACACAACAAATGACTCTTTCAGTAAAGCCAAAAAACGGCTATTGAATCAAGTTTATTATGACCACCGGGAAACCTTTTATTGCGGGTGTCCCTTCACCATGGAGAAGAAGATCATCCCGTCTGACAAGTTTTCCCCTGCCACCAAACATTCCAAACGTGCTACCAGGATCGAGTGGGAACATGTTGTGCCAGCCCATGCTTTTGGACAGTCTTTTAAAGAGTGGCGTGATGGTGACATAGCCTGTGTGGACAAGAACGGCAAGGCATTTAAAGGTCGGAAATGCGCGGAGAAGATCAATATGCTTTATCGGTATATGCAATCCGATATGTATAATCTGACTCCGGCAAATGGGCAAATAAACGCCCAACGGTCCAACTATTCTTATTCAATGATACCCGGTGAATCCCGACGTTTTGGAACATGTGACATGGAAATAGAAGACCGGAAAGCGGAACCCCGGCCTGAGATTCGGGGGGATATTGCCCGGATCTATTTTTATATGGATAACGCTTATCCCGGGCGTGGAATTATTTCAAAAAAGAATCTGAAGCTGTTTCAGGCCTGGGCCAAGGAAGATCCAATAGACGATTGGGAAAGAGAAAGAGCTAAGCGGATTGAAACGATTCAAGGAAACCACAATAAATTTGTGGAATAG
- a CDS encoding helix-turn-helix transcriptional regulator produces the protein MKKITKDILFSSRLRSLIKNKLDLTQVEFCKSIGITQGYLSMVLGGKRGPSADLIIGIFLNYSEYLFWLLTGEENQKNKISNNFKMPRKGQDAINALLEIEDIDEQTFRRTVSDLEFIADKLKEGATPGPLIAVSENKPLGELTKEKDNI, from the coding sequence ATGAAAAAAATAACAAAAGATATATTATTTTCAAGTAGACTTCGAAGTCTGATCAAAAATAAGTTGGATTTAACCCAAGTTGAATTTTGTAAAAGCATTGGAATTACACAGGGTTATCTCTCTATGGTTCTTGGGGGTAAAAGAGGGCCTTCAGCTGATTTAATAATTGGGATATTTCTTAACTATAGTGAATATTTATTTTGGCTTTTAACGGGGGAAGAAAATCAAAAAAATAAGATTAGCAATAATTTTAAAATGCCTCGAAAAGGACAAGACGCCATCAACGCACTTTTGGAAATCGAAGATATAGATGAACAAACCTTTCGTAGAACAGTCTCTGATTTAGAGTTCATTGCAGACAAATTAAAAGAAGGTGCTACTCCAGGACCACTAATCGCTGTTTCAGAGAATAAACCCTTGGGGGAACTTACCAAAGAAAAAGACAATATCTAA